In Desulfovibrio sp. 86, the following proteins share a genomic window:
- the lspA gene encoding signal peptidase II — translation MRKRYRILGGMALLALALDQLSKYIVMQTIPEHRPVPVIQGLFDLVNIRNRGAAFGFLNRSDIEWQFWLFLVATLVAAWAIFMLVRSSHDDPWLFAGLGLVLGGALGNLVDRVRFRAVVDFLDVYWGDWHWPAFNVADSAIFVGAALACLAMWRQPSGAGDKTGRNAGKASGKGGNAA, via the coding sequence ATGCGCAAACGTTACCGTATTCTCGGGGGCATGGCCCTGCTGGCACTGGCGCTTGATCAATTGAGCAAGTATATTGTCATGCAGACCATCCCGGAACACAGGCCCGTTCCGGTGATCCAGGGCCTGTTTGATCTTGTGAACATACGCAACCGTGGAGCGGCCTTTGGTTTTTTGAACCGCTCCGATATCGAGTGGCAGTTCTGGCTGTTTCTGGTCGCAACGCTCGTGGCCGCATGGGCCATATTCATGCTGGTTCGCAGCTCGCATGATGACCCCTGGCTGTTCGCGGGACTGGGGCTGGTTCTGGGCGGGGCATTGGGCAACCTTGTGGATCGCGTCCGCTTTCGGGCGGTTGTGGACTTTCTGGATGTCTATTGGGGCGACTGGCACTGGCCTGCCTTTAACGTGGCCGATTCGGCCATCTTTGTGGGGGCCGCCCTGGCCTGCCTCGCCATGTGGCGTCAGCCTTCCGGGGCCGGAGACAAAACGGGCCGTAACGCCGGGAAAGCCTCCGGCAAGGGAGGTAATGCCGCATGA
- a CDS encoding PLDc N-terminal domain-containing protein: MMFHWWHVVLVMIPMIPTLWSLIHIWGHEFPTPQQRALWLVLVVFLPVIGGIIYIFTGRKKALGKVQI; the protein is encoded by the coding sequence ATGATGTTTCATTGGTGGCATGTGGTTCTGGTTATGATTCCTATGATCCCCACGCTGTGGAGCCTCATCCACATATGGGGGCATGAGTTTCCCACACCGCAGCAACGGGCGCTGTGGCTCGTGCTGGTGGTTTTTTTACCGGTTATCGGCGGTATCATCTATATTTTCACGGGGCGTAAAAAAGCCCTGGGAAAAGTGCAAATTTGA
- the ybgF gene encoding tol-pal system protein YbgF, with protein MRTFRTLCFVTLACAALPLSACVSGGSSSGGSLSLEQQVQQHDVQLRQMQPSQADAWNQIQALRQELNTLKGQMDDLNNAGGARALVDRVNRHDEALRQVERSMALNLNLGDAPSATSAAAPVAPVAPVAPTGQVAPSTQTALQTPSYGQPTYGQAGAAGSVGAGSPGYAAAVPEGVQPYGGQAAAAAQAPAAAPAGSNWGQPSPQPQPQVQAPQKDISLALYDAGVNAYNARKYDEAQRSFADFLKNYKSHNLAPEAQFYMAECYFQRNQFADAALAYDKVIKDYPKSSSAPGAYLKQGISFSKLNQGAASKARLEELIKKYPNSPEAARAKTFLKTNK; from the coding sequence ATGCGCACATTCCGTACATTGTGCTTTGTCACGCTGGCTTGCGCTGCTCTGCCGCTGAGCGCCTGCGTATCCGGCGGCAGCTCCAGCGGGGGCAGCCTCAGCCTTGAACAGCAGGTGCAGCAGCACGATGTGCAGCTGCGGCAGATGCAACCCTCGCAGGCTGACGCCTGGAATCAGATCCAGGCTTTGCGGCAGGAACTGAACACCTTGAAAGGGCAGATGGATGACCTTAACAATGCCGGTGGCGCGCGCGCCCTTGTGGATCGCGTGAACCGGCATGACGAGGCCCTGCGCCAGGTCGAGCGCAGCATGGCGCTGAACCTGAACCTTGGCGATGCGCCGTCCGCCACGTCCGCTGCCGCGCCAGTCGCGCCTGTCGCGCCTGTCGCGCCCACGGGCCAGGTCGCGCCTTCCACCCAGACGGCGCTTCAGACTCCCAGCTATGGCCAGCCCACCTATGGTCAGGCCGGTGCTGCCGGTTCCGTGGGCGCCGGTTCCCCAGGGTATGCCGCAGCCGTGCCCGAAGGCGTGCAGCCTTACGGCGGTCAGGCCGCCGCTGCCGCCCAGGCTCCCGCTGCGGCTCCCGCCGGCAGCAACTGGGGCCAGCCTTCGCCGCAGCCGCAGCCGCAGGTGCAGGCTCCCCAAAAGGACATCTCGCTGGCGCTCTACGACGCTGGCGTCAACGCCTATAATGCCCGCAAGTATGACGAGGCCCAGCGCTCCTTTGCGGACTTTCTGAAAAACTACAAAAGCCATAACCTGGCTCCCGAGGCCCAGTTCTACATGGCCGAGTGCTACTTCCAGCGCAATCAGTTTGCGGACGCGGCCCTCGCCTATGACAAGGTCATCAAGGACTATCCCAAGTCCTCCAGTGCGCCCGGCGCTTACCTCAAGCAGGGCATAAGCTTCAGCAAGCTCAATCAGGGCGCGGCCTCCAAGGCCCGTCTGGAAGAACTCATCAAAAAGTATCCCAACTCGCCCGAAGCAGCCCGCGCCAAGACCTTCCTCAAGACCAACAAGTAA
- a CDS encoding protein phosphatase CheZ, producing the protein MSDKKAEPAVYRQLSADMRQGLKDIYQQISTASQSKPLTDADTDALFHEATAQLAEVLKATESATMSIMEVVERHLDLQAQNAELLAAVREGTASQGQIARLEKNNALLGDDLTGLLTALSFQDITGQRIKRVVTALNKIENTVVELYISSGLIMDGAEKDPNKDTESLQTEARKAVEDFRQHRKKADGLKGPDGNGVSQSAIDDMLSQLGM; encoded by the coding sequence ATGAGCGACAAAAAGGCCGAACCCGCCGTGTACAGGCAGTTGAGCGCGGACATGCGGCAGGGACTCAAGGATATCTATCAGCAGATTTCCACAGCCTCGCAGAGCAAGCCTCTGACCGATGCCGACACGGATGCGCTTTTTCACGAAGCCACCGCCCAACTGGCCGAAGTGCTCAAAGCCACAGAAAGCGCCACCATGTCAATTATGGAAGTTGTGGAGCGCCATCTTGACTTGCAGGCGCAGAATGCTGAACTCCTGGCGGCAGTGCGCGAGGGCACGGCATCGCAGGGGCAGATTGCGCGCCTTGAAAAAAATAACGCTTTGCTTGGCGACGACCTTACCGGCCTGCTGACGGCCCTGAGCTTTCAGGACATCACGGGGCAGCGCATCAAGCGGGTGGTGACGGCGCTGAACAAGATCGAAAATACCGTGGTGGAGCTGTATATTTCTTCGGGCCTCATCATGGACGGGGCGGAAAAAGACCCGAACAAGGATACGGAATCCCTGCAGACCGAGGCTCGTAAAGCTGTGGAGGATTTTCGCCAGCACCGCAAGAAAGCCGACGGCCTCAAAGGCCCCGACGGCAACGGCGTGTCGCAGAGCGCCATTGACGATATGCTCAGTCAGCTTGGTATGTAA
- a CDS encoding nitroreductase family protein: protein MNVFTVDHDLCRKDGICAMVCPVHIIDAEVGAYPTMDKHKAAYCIGCGQCMAFCPTQACAAPGLDRKDCQILRPEHMPTAEQVEELAVSRRSVRNFKNRNIPREQFERLLAAARFAPTAKNTQNLRWIVLESREQVVRLAELVVDWLRILPQADATLSEGVHASGLVSAWDKGIDVITRTAPHLAVVVAPQWHWGRTDSAIAATYLELLAHAQGIGCCWGGYLCTAFEHPAAQPVRDFLGVGPDEMAYAAQMMGYPLFKAKARPVRKQPDVTWK from the coding sequence ATGAACGTATTTACTGTTGATCACGATCTGTGCCGCAAGGACGGCATCTGCGCCATGGTTTGTCCGGTGCATATAATTGACGCCGAGGTGGGCGCATATCCCACCATGGACAAGCACAAGGCCGCCTATTGCATTGGTTGCGGTCAGTGTATGGCCTTTTGCCCCACCCAGGCCTGCGCGGCGCCAGGGCTTGACCGCAAGGACTGTCAGATCCTGCGCCCCGAGCACATGCCCACGGCGGAGCAGGTTGAGGAACTCGCGGTGTCCCGCAGGTCTGTGCGCAATTTTAAAAACAGGAACATTCCCAGGGAGCAGTTTGAACGGCTGCTGGCAGCGGCCCGTTTTGCCCCCACGGCCAAGAATACCCAGAACCTGCGCTGGATTGTGCTTGAATCGCGCGAGCAGGTGGTAAGGCTGGCGGAACTGGTGGTGGACTGGCTGCGCATTTTGCCGCAGGCCGACGCCACTCTGAGCGAAGGCGTACATGCCAGCGGCCTTGTGAGCGCTTGGGACAAGGGGATCGACGTGATTACCCGCACGGCCCCGCATCTGGCGGTAGTGGTCGCTCCCCAGTGGCACTGGGGACGGACGGATTCCGCCATTGCCGCCACCTATCTTGAACTGCTGGCCCATGCTCAGGGCATAGGCTGCTGTTGGGGAGGCTATCTCTGCACGGCCTTTGAGCACCCGGCGGCGCAGCCTGTACGGGACTTCCTCGGCGTCGGGCCGGATGAGATGGCTTATGCCGCGCAGATGATGGGCTATCCCCTTTTCAAGGCCAAGGCGCGCCCCGTGCGTAAACAGCCTGATGTGACATGGAAGTAG